The Hypanus sabinus isolate sHypSab1 chromosome 3, sHypSab1.hap1, whole genome shotgun sequence genome contains a region encoding:
- the lamtor1 gene encoding ragulator complex protein LAMTOR1: MGCCYSSEGDGSEQEREEGKPLLIPVSNPPSKSSGGADHNYSSIPSSRFPDEQALLNTILAKTAHNIIDVSAADSQGMEQHEYMDRARQYSTRLAMISGSTQCKRATTLPALTSQPHQVLASDPVPYSDIQQVSKIAAYASSALSQIKVDAKEELVVQFAIP; the protein is encoded by the exons ATGGGCTGTTGTTACAGCAGCGAGGGCGACGGCAGCGAGCAG GAGCGCGAGGAGGGAAAGCCGCTGCTCATCCCAGTCAGTAACCCACCAAGTAAATCGTCTGGAGGCGCTGATCACAACTACTCCAGTATTCCGTCATCTCGCTTCCCAGATGAACAAGCTCTGCTCAACACTATCCTCGCCAAGACGGCACA TAATATCATAGACGTGTCAGCCGCAGATTCGCAGGGCATGGAACAGCACGAGTACATGGACCGTGCACGTCAGTACAG CACGAGGTTAGCGATGATCAGCGGCTCGACCCAGTGCAAGCGAGCGACGACACTGCCTGCACTAACCAGCCAGCCGCACCAGGTTCTGGCTAGTGACCCCGTGCCCTATTCAGACATTCAGCAG GTCTCTAAAATCGCAGCGTATGCATCAAGTGCACTTTCCCAAATCAAGGTGGATGCCAAGGAAGAGCTGGTGGTGCAGTTTGCCATCCCGTGA